From Bacteroidales bacterium, one genomic window encodes:
- a CDS encoding glycoside hydrolase family 43 protein: MKKILFIAVLICTVLVACEQKPKPRAGNPVFPGWYADPEGIIFDDQYWIYPTYSAPYHKQVFMDAFSSPDLIHWTKHSRIIDTVAVPWVKRAMWAPAILKKDNQYFLFFAGNDIQNDQEYGGIGVAVADRPEGPYRDHLGKPLIDKFHNGAQPIDQYVFKDKDGSYYMYYGGWRHCNVAKLNKDFTGFEPLPSGEIFKEVTPENYVEGPFMFIRDGKYYFMWSEGGWTGPNYAVAYAIADSPFGPFKRIAKILQPDPEIANGSGHHSVIHEPKSDKYYIVYHRRPITETDGNYRETCIEEMFFDENGLIKPVVITREGVEENRLTKK; encoded by the coding sequence ATGAAGAAGATTCTTTTTATCGCTGTTCTTATTTGTACTGTCTTAGTGGCTTGTGAACAAAAGCCGAAACCCAGAGCCGGTAATCCGGTTTTCCCCGGATGGTATGCTGATCCGGAAGGGATTATTTTTGACGATCAATACTGGATCTATCCCACATATTCCGCCCCATACCACAAACAGGTTTTTATGGACGCATTTTCTTCTCCTGACCTGATTCATTGGACAAAACACAGCCGTATTATAGATACGGTGGCGGTTCCCTGGGTAAAAAGAGCTATGTGGGCGCCCGCTATCCTTAAGAAGGATAATCAGTATTTCCTGTTCTTTGCAGGTAATGATATCCAGAATGACCAGGAATACGGGGGCATTGGAGTTGCCGTTGCAGACCGTCCGGAAGGACCCTACCGCGACCATTTGGGAAAACCGTTGATCGATAAATTCCATAATGGAGCACAGCCGATAGACCAATATGTATTTAAGGATAAAGACGGCAGTTATTACATGTACTACGGCGGATGGCGCCATTGTAATGTAGCCAAGCTGAATAAGGACTTTACAGGATTCGAACCGCTGCCTTCCGGTGAAATATTTAAGGAAGTTACCCCTGAAAATTATGTCGAAGGACCATTTATGTTCATCCGCGACGGGAAATATTATTTTATGTGGTCGGAAGGAGGCTGGACAGGGCCTAATTACGCTGTAGCCTACGCGATTGCTGACAGTCCGTTCGGACCATTCAAGCGAATTGCAAAAATATTACAGCCGGATCCGGAGATAGCAAACGGTTCAGGACATCATTCGGTGATACATGAGCCGAAGTCTGATAAATATTACATCGTCTATCATCGTCGCCCGATAACAGAGACAGATGGGAATTACCGGGAGACCTGTATCGAAGAGATGTTTTTTGATGAAAACGGATTGATTAAGCCGGTAGTAATTACAAGAGAAGGGGTGGAAGAAAATAGACTTACCAAAAAGTAA
- a CDS encoding glycoside hydrolase family 43 protein → MKTLFFFILTFCSFQLFSQETTYRNPVIPGDYPDPTVIRVGDTYYAAGTSSEWALPYRLYESKDLINWTYLGPLLKEMPDWTMGSYWAPELFYHKGTYFVYYTARRKTDRKSYIGVATTKDIKKGFTDHGLIIEWTNEAIDAFVIELDGKLYITWKAYGLDQGRDIEILGSELSPDGLKLKGEVFSLITANRDDWEAGGAEGQCLVKHGEYIYMFYAGNGCCGPNCNYMTGVARAKFVKGPWEKYSGNPILHSSDQWRCPGHGTLVTTPGQRYFLLYHAYNAATNIFTGRQGLLDEILWDKKTGWPYFRYGKTPSLQAEAPYSGTIQKEISGFEDRFSSKELDKEWTWDVSQKPVYELANGYLSLIGRETPTGTFLGVRPRKSTYFLSAETETSPVQTGICLYGTKDNAVGISSSDGKIELWKVSGGQRTVLSSEINQASSVMLFVNVRFGQYCQFGYFKDGKRQNIGEQIHVSDLPQWDRAPMAGIQVRGATNGQFKSVSIKY, encoded by the coding sequence ATGAAGACCTTATTTTTCTTTATTCTTACATTTTGTTCGTTTCAGCTTTTTTCCCAGGAAACGACCTACCGGAATCCGGTAATTCCGGGCGATTATCCCGATCCGACAGTAATCCGTGTGGGAGACACCTATTATGCTGCCGGAACATCATCCGAATGGGCTTTACCATACAGGCTCTATGAGTCAAAAGACCTGATCAACTGGACCTATCTCGGTCCGTTATTGAAAGAGATGCCGGACTGGACCATGGGTAGTTACTGGGCACCGGAACTATTCTATCATAAAGGGACTTACTTTGTCTATTACACGGCACGCCGGAAAACAGACCGTAAATCTTATATCGGTGTAGCAACAACGAAAGATATCAAAAAGGGATTTACAGATCATGGATTGATCATTGAATGGACCAATGAAGCCATTGACGCTTTTGTGATCGAACTTGACGGAAAACTGTATATTACCTGGAAAGCATACGGACTGGATCAGGGACGCGATATTGAGATATTGGGTTCGGAATTATCTCCGGACGGACTGAAACTAAAAGGAGAGGTTTTTTCTTTGATCACTGCAAACCGCGATGACTGGGAAGCCGGAGGTGCAGAAGGACAATGCCTGGTAAAACATGGTGAATATATCTATATGTTTTATGCCGGAAACGGTTGTTGCGGTCCTAACTGCAATTATATGACAGGAGTGGCAAGAGCAAAGTTCGTCAAAGGTCCATGGGAAAAATATTCCGGCAATCCGATCCTTCATAGTAGTGACCAATGGCGTTGTCCCGGACATGGAACACTGGTCACGACCCCGGGTCAACGTTATTTTTTACTGTATCACGCATACAATGCCGCAACTAATATATTTACCGGCCGGCAGGGGTTATTAGATGAAATCCTCTGGGATAAGAAAACAGGATGGCCGTATTTCCGTTATGGCAAAACCCCTTCTTTGCAAGCCGAAGCGCCTTATTCCGGAACCATCCAAAAAGAAATTTCCGGATTTGAAGATCGTTTTTCTTCAAAAGAGCTGGATAAAGAATGGACATGGGATGTTTCACAGAAACCGGTATATGAACTCGCAAACGGGTATTTATCCCTCATAGGAAGGGAAACCCCGACCGGCACATTTTTGGGGGTACGCCCCAGAAAAAGCACTTATTTCCTCTCTGCTGAGACGGAAACTTCTCCTGTACAGACCGGAATATGCCTGTATGGCACCAAAGACAATGCTGTAGGTATATCTTCCAGTGATGGGAAAATAGAATTATGGAAAGTATCGGGCGGACAAAGAACTGTCTTATCTTCGGAAATAAATCAGGCATCATCAGTTATGCTTTTTGTGAATGTCCGTTTCGGGCAATACTGCCAGTTCGGCTATTTCAAAGACGGAAAGCGACAAAACATCGGAGAGCAGATACATGTATCTGATTTACCGCAATGGGACAGGGCACCGATGGCAGGTATCCAGGTAAGAGGCGCAACTAATGGACAATTTAAATCTGTAAGCATAAAATATTAA
- a CDS encoding family 43 glycosylhydrolase, producing the protein MIAVCIFPFSGNSQQKKYYNNPVVATSLPDPTIIRTPDNWFYLYATEDIRNTPIYKSKNLVDWEFVGTAFTRETRPNFEPRAGLWAPDINYINGKYVLYYSMSVWGGVNTCGIGVATSDRPEGPFTDHGKIFRSNEIGVRNSIDQFYIEEDGRKYLFWGSFNGIYGIELANDGLSVKEGAEKKRVAGNAFEGVYIHQRGDDYFLFASIGSCCEGVKSTYRLVCGRSGSLFGPYKDKSGKPMMENGYDIIINKNDRFVGNGHCSEIVQDDKGNDWILYHGVDVEHPKGRILLLDQVKWDNDGWPYIEGGTPSLSAPAPVFK; encoded by the coding sequence TTGATTGCAGTTTGTATTTTTCCTTTTTCAGGAAATAGCCAGCAAAAAAAATATTATAACAACCCGGTAGTGGCAACTAGCCTTCCGGATCCGACAATTATCCGTACCCCGGATAATTGGTTTTATTTATATGCGACAGAAGATATTCGCAATACACCTATTTATAAATCGAAAAATCTGGTGGATTGGGAATTTGTAGGAACAGCATTCACCAGGGAAACCCGTCCTAATTTTGAACCCAGGGCCGGATTATGGGCCCCGGACATTAATTACATCAATGGAAAGTATGTATTATATTATTCCATGTCGGTATGGGGTGGAGTAAATACCTGCGGTATAGGCGTCGCCACTTCGGACCGGCCGGAAGGGCCTTTCACGGATCATGGGAAAATCTTCAGAAGCAATGAAATAGGAGTACGTAATTCCATCGATCAGTTTTACATCGAAGAAGACGGCAGGAAATATTTATTCTGGGGTAGTTTTAACGGAATTTACGGAATTGAACTGGCTAATGACGGTTTATCCGTAAAAGAAGGCGCTGAAAAAAAACGAGTGGCTGGTAATGCCTTCGAAGGAGTTTACATTCATCAACGAGGGGATGATTATTTTCTATTTGCTTCCATTGGTAGTTGCTGTGAAGGCGTGAAAAGCACTTACCGTCTGGTATGCGGCCGCTCCGGATCATTATTCGGACCGTATAAGGATAAATCCGGAAAGCCTATGATGGAAAACGGTTATGACATCATTATCAACAAAAACGACAGGTTCGTAGGTAACGGGCATTGCTCCGAAATAGTGCAGGATGATAAAGGTAATGACTGGATTCTTTATCATGGCGTAGATGTGGAGCATCCCAAAGGAAGGATTTTATTATTAGACCAGGTAAAATGGGACAATGACGGATGGCCTTACATTGAGGGAGGTACACCATCTTTATCCGCACCTGCACCTGTTTTTAAATAA
- a CDS encoding beta-glucuronidase, producing the protein MKKIFFTTLLAVVSIAMFAQANMPRPEYPRPQFERKDWANLNGEWTYTFDFVGSGLEKGYPSASKFDGKIIVPFAPESKLSGVGYTDFINHIWYQRNISIPAGWKGKNIQLNFGAVYFNSEIYIDGKFAARHFGGTSSFSVDITKLVEPGKTHNLVVYASSDVRSTKQSAGKQCLQYASHACNYTRTTGIWQTVWMEAVHPNALRSAQIITDIDQKQVVIQPQFYRESRNDFKVTLKDNGKVVATKTVKASNNNIVVLNVKNVKTWSPESPFLYDLVYQTLDEKGNILDEVNAYTGMRKIHIEGNKIYLNNQPYYQRLVLDQGFYPDGIWTAPSDAALKKDIELSMETGFNGARLHQKVFEERFYYWADKLGYLTWGEASSWGMDVNDIEVARNFILEWSEIVLRDRNHPSLLIWTPMNEQFWPDKVQYPRLSEDLYNITKNLDPTRPVHVVSGGTHIKTDIWTIHDYEQDPEKLKNKIYNNGVFANGPNWTQKTPAMNIGFNGLRDNANYAFPVYDGTIPYLIDEFGGIKWVKDQEKQMENSQTQSWGYGRPPASLEEFYTRLEGQVDVVLSLSEHVWGYCYTQLTDVEQEQNGIYFYDRSTKFDMKRVKAIFSKTPEQKK; encoded by the coding sequence ATGAAAAAAATATTCTTTACAACATTATTGGCGGTGGTATCCATTGCTATGTTTGCACAGGCAAATATGCCCCGTCCCGAATATCCCCGTCCCCAATTCGAACGAAAGGATTGGGCAAACCTGAACGGCGAATGGACATACACTTTCGATTTTGTAGGATCGGGACTTGAAAAAGGCTATCCGTCAGCTTCAAAATTCGACGGAAAAATCATCGTTCCTTTTGCACCGGAAAGTAAATTATCAGGTGTAGGGTATACCGATTTCATCAATCATATATGGTATCAGAGAAATATTTCCATTCCGGCCGGATGGAAAGGTAAAAATATTCAGCTTAACTTCGGTGCGGTATATTTCAATTCCGAAATCTATATCGATGGCAAATTTGCCGCCCGTCATTTCGGGGGGACATCTTCTTTTTCCGTAGATATTACCAAGTTGGTAGAACCCGGTAAAACGCATAATCTGGTCGTATATGCATCCAGTGATGTAAGGTCAACCAAGCAATCGGCCGGAAAGCAATGTCTGCAATATGCTTCTCATGCCTGCAATTACACACGTACTACCGGTATCTGGCAGACCGTATGGATGGAGGCGGTTCATCCGAACGCATTGAGATCGGCACAGATCATCACGGATATCGACCAGAAGCAGGTGGTCATACAGCCGCAGTTTTACAGGGAAAGCAGGAATGATTTCAAAGTAACCCTGAAAGATAACGGAAAGGTGGTCGCCACAAAGACCGTCAAAGCATCCAACAACAATATAGTAGTACTGAATGTCAAAAATGTGAAGACGTGGAGTCCCGAAAGTCCTTTTTTATATGATCTGGTATACCAAACCCTGGATGAGAAAGGGAACATATTGGATGAAGTAAACGCCTATACCGGAATGCGTAAGATCCATATTGAAGGGAATAAAATTTATCTGAACAACCAACCCTATTATCAACGCCTGGTGCTCGACCAGGGTTTTTATCCGGACGGCATATGGACCGCTCCCAGTGATGCTGCTTTGAAAAAAGACATCGAATTATCTATGGAAACCGGATTCAATGGTGCCCGGTTACACCAAAAAGTATTCGAAGAGAGATTCTATTACTGGGCGGATAAATTAGGTTATCTCACATGGGGGGAAGCTTCCAGCTGGGGCATGGATGTCAATGATATCGAAGTCGCCCGTAACTTCATCCTGGAATGGTCTGAAATTGTTTTACGTGACCGCAACCATCCTTCCCTGTTGATTTGGACACCTATGAATGAGCAATTCTGGCCCGACAAGGTACAATACCCACGTTTGTCCGAAGATTTATACAACATTACCAAAAACCTCGATCCGACGCGTCCTGTACATGTGGTCAGTGGAGGAACACATATTAAAACCGATATATGGACCATACACGATTATGAACAAGATCCGGAAAAGCTGAAAAACAAAATCTACAATAACGGAGTATTTGCCAATGGACCGAACTGGACACAAAAAACACCGGCAATGAATATTGGATTCAATGGGCTGCGCGATAATGCAAATTATGCTTTTCCTGTTTATGACGGTACCATTCCCTACTTAATAGACGAATTCGGCGGTATAAAATGGGTGAAGGACCAGGAAAAACAAATGGAGAACTCACAAACACAGTCATGGGGATACGGAAGACCGCCTGCATCCCTGGAAGAATTCTATACCCGCCTGGAGGGACAAGTGGATGTTGTTCTATCACTATCCGAACATGTCTGGGGATATTGTTACACCCAGCTAACCGATGTGGAACAGGAACAGAACGGGATTTATTTTTATGACCGTTCGACAAAATTCGATATGAAACGGGTCAAAGCTATTTTCAGCAAAACCCCGGAACAAAAAAAATAA
- a CDS encoding erythromycin esterase family protein, whose amino-acid sequence MQYVSIILFFLFVGCTNHTPSSSDQKFLNLGFEFGNEQAAPLKWMCGGNGYRIHLDEEEYIEGKKSLKMEYTNSSQKTFGVCTGLFPIELVRGKEITFKGKIKTEKLENGYAGLWCRIDGENGKILGFDNMYDRGVSGDSTWNEYTIHMKVDSSGISMYFGALHTGEGKAWFDDFEIWIDGKKYIDGAPRLTPPNRKEIAWLNKHIYPLRTFNPAESDDSDMEIIGKLTENIEILGLGESTHGSKEIFMMKHRILKYMCEKKGFNIFSIEANMPESYKLNQYIIDGEGDPVELIKGMYFWTWRTREVLDMVNWMKDHNQIRKNKLYFTGFDMQFFEGAIRELDTFFQSDKKTLGILSELFDVLFKIKHESRQNRGNVSLSEDQKEKIDGMITTIREAIEKSGSGQAKTDWARQNARIIEQFLDKNYLSRDKYMAENLMWIKKQNPETGIVAWAHNGHVKKTGKMMGEYLSRSLGEQYVSIGFAFHDGNYTAVGSNGLNTYEAQPSYIGTYEYFFNAVDAPIFLLDLKKAKEEDNDASRWLTDDELAFRNVGAVNMSHEFSDTKLVDDFDYIIFIKKSTHSELLEE is encoded by the coding sequence ATGCAATACGTATCCATCATTCTTTTTTTCCTTTTTGTGGGATGTACTAACCATACCCCCTCCTCTTCCGATCAGAAATTCCTGAACCTTGGCTTTGAATTCGGAAATGAACAGGCTGCTCCCTTAAAATGGATGTGTGGTGGAAACGGTTACCGGATCCATCTTGACGAAGAGGAGTACATAGAAGGAAAGAAAAGCCTGAAGATGGAATATACCAACTCTTCGCAAAAAACATTCGGGGTATGCACAGGTCTTTTTCCCATAGAACTGGTAAGGGGAAAAGAGATTACCTTTAAAGGAAAGATAAAAACCGAGAAACTGGAAAACGGATATGCCGGTTTATGGTGCCGTATCGATGGAGAAAACGGGAAGATACTGGGATTTGACAATATGTATGACCGGGGCGTGAGCGGAGATTCTACCTGGAATGAATATACCATTCATATGAAAGTGGATTCCTCCGGGATCAGCATGTATTTTGGTGCGTTACATACCGGGGAAGGAAAGGCTTGGTTCGATGATTTTGAAATCTGGATCGATGGCAAAAAATATATTGATGGAGCACCGAGGCTTACCCCTCCCAACAGGAAAGAAATCGCCTGGTTGAATAAACACATTTATCCGTTACGGACATTCAATCCGGCTGAATCTGATGATTCAGACATGGAAATTATAGGGAAACTAACCGAAAACATAGAGATACTGGGATTAGGTGAATCCACGCACGGTTCAAAGGAGATCTTTATGATGAAACACCGCATCCTTAAATACATGTGTGAAAAGAAAGGATTCAATATTTTTTCGATTGAAGCGAATATGCCCGAATCATACAAATTGAACCAATATATCATAGACGGAGAGGGGGATCCGGTAGAACTGATCAAAGGAATGTACTTCTGGACATGGCGTACCCGGGAAGTGCTGGACATGGTGAATTGGATGAAAGACCACAATCAAATCCGGAAAAATAAACTCTACTTCACCGGCTTTGATATGCAATTTTTTGAAGGAGCCATCCGCGAGTTAGATACATTCTTTCAGTCCGATAAAAAAACATTGGGTATTCTCTCCGAATTATTTGATGTTTTATTCAAGATCAAACACGAATCAAGACAAAATAGAGGTAACGTTTCTTTATCTGAAGATCAAAAAGAAAAAATTGATGGCATGATAACCACCATAAGGGAAGCCATTGAAAAATCAGGCTCCGGTCAGGCGAAAACGGACTGGGCCAGACAGAATGCCAGGATCATTGAACAGTTCCTTGATAAAAACTATCTGTCGAGAGATAAATATATGGCAGAGAACCTGATGTGGATCAAGAAGCAGAATCCCGAAACGGGAATTGTCGCATGGGCACATAACGGCCATGTAAAAAAAACGGGAAAAATGATGGGGGAATACCTGTCCCGTTCTTTAGGAGAACAATATGTTTCCATCGGATTTGCATTTCATGACGGGAATTACACTGCTGTGGGATCGAACGGATTGAATACTTATGAAGCCCAGCCTTCTTATATAGGCACTTATGAATACTTTTTCAATGCAGTAGATGCACCTATCTTCCTTCTGGATCTGAAGAAAGCAAAAGAAGAAGATAACGATGCCAGCAGATGGCTGACAGATGATGAATTGGCATTCAGGAATGTAGGTGCCGTCAATATGTCTCATGAATTTTCAGATACAAAACTGGTCGATGATTTTGATTATATTATTTTTATCAAAAAGTCTACACATTCCGAATTATTAGAAGAATAG
- a CDS encoding OmpH family outer membrane protein, giving the protein MKILLRLVLVISVVTVSQSIMAQKTLKMAHINMEKLIQSMPEYDSLTVTIQKEAKALEAELESLQVEFRRKFEDYTTNRDKWTELVRQSREEELSTMSQNVEKFRTTAEQSVQQEQARLLQPILEKANKAVDEVVKEQGITYVLNEATIISKSADSHDILPLVQKKLGIKSSN; this is encoded by the coding sequence ATGAAAATTTTACTGAGGTTAGTGTTGGTTATTTCTGTTGTTACTGTAAGTCAAAGTATAATGGCACAGAAGACATTAAAAATGGCACATATCAATATGGAAAAATTGATTCAGTCTATGCCGGAATATGACTCATTAACGGTAACGATACAAAAGGAAGCCAAAGCACTTGAAGCTGAGTTGGAATCACTACAGGTGGAATTCAGACGTAAATTTGAGGATTATACAACGAACAGGGATAAATGGACAGAATTGGTCCGCCAATCAAGAGAAGAAGAACTATCAACCATGAGCCAGAATGTTGAGAAATTCCGGACAACTGCAGAGCAATCCGTTCAACAGGAACAGGCCAGGTTATTGCAACCTATTCTTGAAAAGGCCAATAAAGCAGTTGATGAAGTAGTTAAAGAGCAAGGCATCACTTATGTACTCAATGAAGCGACAATAATTTCAAAATCTGCTGATTCTCATGATATTTTACCTTTGGTCCAAAAGAAATTAGGTATCAAAAGCAGTAATTAA
- a CDS encoding transposase produces MLDKRKRKHDLGLIFNALLYLVKTSCQWRMLPRCYPKWNLGDIYAGGGYRGELKERVKSLLKCDLHIILRKKTKKFIPLPKRWVVERTFAWPLNSRRLAIDFEFKTCSAEAIVKI; encoded by the coding sequence ATTCTTGACAAGCGCAAACGTAAACATGATTTGGGATTGATTTTTAATGCCTTGCTGTATCTGGTAAAGACAAGTTGCCAGTGGCGGATGTTACCCAGGTGTTATCCTAAATGGAACCTGGGTGATATTTATGCCGGTGGCGGTTACAGGGGTGAATTGAAGGAACGGGTTAAGTCATTGTTAAAATGCGATTTACATATCATCCTTAGAAAGAAAACCAAAAAGTTCATCCCTTTGCCTAAAAGATGGGTTGTTGAACGAACATTTGCATGGCCGTTAAATTCCAGAAGATTAGCAATTGACTTTGAATTCAAAACCTGTTCTGCTGAAGCAATAGTTAAGATATAA